The Amblyomma americanum isolate KBUSLIRL-KWMA chromosome 5, ASM5285725v1, whole genome shotgun sequence genome window below encodes:
- the LOC144134866 gene encoding uncharacterized protein LOC144134866 isoform X2, whose translation MYWCSNACCNWNASFPSQLRSQALNITDTYWLYAVNFNRSHTKNRSCTLFNVSHLHKTGMNYSSHYMENGTRWKTEYIGKFYNSHVDNHSECGDGLYNSFQASETAETWHPRNYTLVFSDYENCSVLSLPGIWGGIWCMALLTTPAACTGMPTKCSEAFSDACNDTGIYEVSPTCLAHSLSNWHLALASSHINGYNINVAASPRKKRPFTSFLCAR comes from the exons gCACTTAACATAACAGATACCTATTGGCTCTATGCCGTTAATTTCAACAGATCACATACCAAGAACAGAAGCTGTACTTTGTTTAATGTATCACACCTTCATAAGACTGGCATGAACTACTCAAGTCACTACATGGAAAATGGTACCCG GTGGAAAACTGAATACATCGGAAAATTTTACAATTCGCACGTCGACAACCACTCAGAATGTGGAGACGGATTATATAACAGCTTTCAAGCAAGCGAGACAGCGG AAACATGGCACCCGAGGAACTACACACTCGTTTTTTCTGATTATGAAAACTGCTCAGTTTTGAGTCTGCCCGGCATATGGGGAG GAATCTGGTGTATGGCGCTGCTCACCACTCCTGCTGCCTGCACCGGTATGCCAACGAAGTGTTCCGAGGCGTTCTCCGACGCCTGCAACGATACAGGCATATACGAG GTGTCACCCACCTGCCTTGCCCACTCCTTGTCTAACTGGCATCTTGCGCTTGCCTCCTCGCACATTAATGGTTACAACATCAACGTCGCAGCTTCACCACGCAAGAAGAGACCATTCACCA GTTTTCTCTGCGCCCGCTAG
- the LOC144134866 gene encoding uncharacterized protein LOC144134866 isoform X4, with amino-acid sequence MNYSSHYMENGTRWKTEYIGKFYNSHVDNHSECGDGLYNSFQASETAETWHPRNYTLVFSDYENCSVLSLPGIWGGIWCMALLTTPAACTGMPTKCSEAFSDACNDTGIYEVSPTCLAHSLSNWHLALASSHINGYNINVAASPRKKRPFTSFLCAR; translated from the exons ATGAACTACTCAAGTCACTACATGGAAAATGGTACCCG GTGGAAAACTGAATACATCGGAAAATTTTACAATTCGCACGTCGACAACCACTCAGAATGTGGAGACGGATTATATAACAGCTTTCAAGCAAGCGAGACAGCGG AAACATGGCACCCGAGGAACTACACACTCGTTTTTTCTGATTATGAAAACTGCTCAGTTTTGAGTCTGCCCGGCATATGGGGAG GAATCTGGTGTATGGCGCTGCTCACCACTCCTGCTGCCTGCACCGGTATGCCAACGAAGTGTTCCGAGGCGTTCTCCGACGCCTGCAACGATACAGGCATATACGAG GTGTCACCCACCTGCCTTGCCCACTCCTTGTCTAACTGGCATCTTGCGCTTGCCTCCTCGCACATTAATGGTTACAACATCAACGTCGCAGCTTCACCACGCAAGAAGAGACCATTCACCA GTTTTCTCTGCGCCCGCTAG